A single region of the Hippoglossus hippoglossus isolate fHipHip1 chromosome 17, fHipHip1.pri, whole genome shotgun sequence genome encodes:
- the LOC117777757 gene encoding uncharacterized protein LOC117777757 isoform X5 produces MEPAEQQEKIEGSWEGGHDGGKADWKNECSLTSLLKHSCLLCWSSPVDTDVVETDERVLAKVAEIRVRRPQDLALELDNAVAVENLELQEQQSDRKELQETLVKLDDQKEKLVQQIKATRQLCYEESQQILSLQADEVQKESQVEEYERELARARWRLRRLREEVKQAKRKMEEAGERNTPLQDSIRQSYEEILQEEHTLCSMSGGAVTPESQLEESASPADTTEDDALPLRPWGRSQSLPAYADLIMMDRSDIDDDPEEVEINSEGAKEREKEECTINPNQMDFYKDNPFAICQSDHDLFTEEVFPKTDTSDGFASDPFKGSDPFAADILFPASDFGTEETGNAGDDAENSLSCGENKASTGTQCFESEFPDEDSDIEISYSREDLETIDVVDESRGFKPIQSSSEELGPEPIKGWRSQGQYSVESDPNGYELDFGAISPPSAIEEQSLVSLDGKATDEAPAGVEQGLSSVSPQRAPEQVLLEPDWMDDKEQSVSCNGTSSQGAGCSSNNKDETWNPVTPQHSLDSQNLFIQPSSDENKELSFELSYEPTSQSSFDPYGFKLSPEHSNQTLLDPDEAEISPEPTENDLPFDPEAPSSQPDQFGPYGFHTTSSQMVQECDPYGFKLSPEEENQEVLELCGYDNPEAMDLCAYEKRKQVDPSNYENQVLEPQTHGNQEVLDHYSYNNQELFDLCNNGNQEVLEHSSVDNSELISNENLELLDLCGHDNQEVVESYCSTNNEDLFEHCESGNQETLELYSHGNQELLDFSHTENQEVLDLDSHGNQELLDCGSKVNQEVLLSGRHNNQELLQLGGNENQELLDSGSNYNQEMLDLLSKEVIPEANNNCTVEPEPSVTPTNNSFDSIVATEDLLGLKFSSTSICTTNTSNTKTADTHNMSTNQDLAIVNAPTRNNMLENDLGSVFGAGGYIGCPDVADDLEPLDRRPANPIVEPVRPVRPVRPPRPSLKAKEKVQSQTEGIDLK; encoded by the exons ATGGAGCCggcagagcagcaggaaaaaataGAGGGATCGTGGGAAGGAGGACATGATGGAGGGAAGGCAGACTGGAAGAATGAGTGCTCCCTTACCTCCCTCCTCAAACACTCCTGTCTTCTCTGTTGGTCATCTCCCGTGGATACCGATGTCGTTGAAACGGATGAGAGAGTCCTCGCCAAGGTGGCCGAGATTAGAGTAAGAAGACCGCAGGATCTcgccctg gagctGGACAATGCAGTGGCAGTGGAGAACttggagcttcaggagcagcAGTCAGACCGCAAGGAGCTACAGGAGACATTGGTCAAATTAGATGACCAAAAAGAGAAACTGGTACAACAAATAAAGGCAACCAGGCAGCTCTGCTATGAAGAGAGTCAACAG ATCCTGTCTCTGCAGGCAGACGAGGTACAGAAGGAGAGCCAAGTGGAGGAGTATGAGAGGGAACTTGCCAGAGCCAGGTGGAGGCTGAGGAGACTcagagaggaggtgaaacaggccaagaggaagatggaggaggctggagagagGAACACTCCTCTACAAGACTCCATCAGACAGTCTTATGAAGAGATCCTGCAG GAGGAGCACACACTGTGTTCTATGTCAGGAGGTGCAGTCACACCAGAAAGCCAGCTGGAGGAGTCTGCATCTCCAGCAGACACCACTGAAGATGACGCGCTCCCTCTGAGGCCATGGGGAAGGAGCCAATCACTACCTGCCTACGCTGACCTGATAATG ATGGACAGATCTGACATAGATGATGATCCAGAGGAGGTTGAGATCAACAGTGAAGgggcaaaagagagagagaaggaagagtgCACAATTAACCCAAACCAAATGGACTTCTATAAAGATAACCCCTTTGCCATCTGTCAGAGTGACC ATGACCTTTTCACCGAAGAAGTGTTCCCTAAAACTGACACATCTG ATGGATTTGCTTCAGACCCTTTCAAAGGCAGTGACCCCTTTGCAGCAGATATTTTGTTTCCAGCTTCAGACTTTGGCACTGAGGAGACTGGAAATGCTGGTGATGACGCAGAAAACAGTCTCTcctgtggagaaaacaaagcCTCAACAGGAACTCAGTGCTTTGAATCTGAATTCCCGGATGAAGACAGTGACATAGAAATAAGCTACAGCCGAGAAGACCTGGAAACCATTGATGTAGTCGATGAATCTCGTGGATTTAAACCCATTCAGAGCTCTTCAGAGGAGCTGGGGCCTGAGCCTATCAAGGGCTGGAGGTCCCAGGGTCAGTATTCTGTAGAATCAGACCCTAATGGGTATGAGCTTGACTTTGGTGCTATCTCCCCTCCTTCTGCCATAGAGGAACAAAGTCTGGTATCTTTAGATGGAAAAGCTACCGATGAGGCACCAGCAGGAGTGGAACAAG GTTTGAGTTCTGTTTCACCTCAGAGGGCACCTGAGCAAGTCCTGTTGGAACCAGATTGGATGGATGACAAAGAACAATCTGTGTCCTGTAATGGTACCTCCAGTCAGGGGGCCGGATGTTCTAGCAACAACAAAGATGAAACCTGGAACCCTGTAACTCCCCAACACTCACTAGACTCCCAGAACCTCTTCATTCAGCCCAGCtcagatgaaaataaagaactAAGTTTTGAGTTGAGCTATGAACCAACAAGTCAGTCTTCCTTTGACCCATATGGGTTTAAACTAAGTCCAGAACATTCTAATCAAACCCTGTTAGACCCTGATGAAGCTGAAATAAGCCCAGAACCCACTGAAAATGATCTTCCCTTTGATCCAGAGGCCCCCTCTTCTCAACCAGACCAGTTTGGTCCTTATGGATTTCACACTACTTCCTCCCAGATGGTTCAGGAATGTGATCCTTATGGTTTTAAGCTAAGTCCTGAGGAAGAGAATCAGGAAGTACTGGAACTTTGTGGCTATGATAACCCTGAGGCAATGGACCTCTGCGCCTACGAAAAGAGAAAGCAAGTAGATCCCTCTAATTATGAAAATCAGGTACTGGAGCCTCAAACCCATGGAAACCAAGAAGTGCTTGATCATTATAGCTACAATAACCAAGAGCTGTTTGATTTGTGTAACAACGGAAACCAAGAAGTGTTGGAACATTCTAGCGTTGACAACAGCGAGTTAATAAGCAATGAAAACCTGGAACTACTTGATCTTTGTGGTCATGACAATCAGGAGGTGGTAGAATCCTATTGCAGTACAAACAATGAAGACTTATTTGAACATTGTGAATCTGGTAACCAAGAAACCCTGGAACTTTATAGCCATGGCAATCAAGAATTACTGGATTTCTCTCATACTGAGAATCAGGAAGTGCTGGATTTAGACAGCCATGGCAACCAAGAACTACTGGACTGTGGTAGTAAAGTAAATCAGGAAGTGCTTCTTTCTGGAAGACACAACAACCAGGAACTCCTGCAACTTGGTGGCAATGAAAATCAGGAATTGCTAGACTCAGGTAGCAATTACAACCAGGAGATGTTGGACTTATTAAGTAAAGAAGTTATCCCTGAGGCGAACAACAACTGTACTGTGGAACCAGAGCCCAGTGTTACTCCCACTAATAACAGCTTTGACAGTATTGTTGCAACAGAAGACTTGCTGGGATTGAAATTCAGTAGCACCAGTATCTGCACTACTAACACCAGTAACACCAAGACTGCTGACACCCACAACATGTCTACCAACCAGGACCTGGCTATAGTCAATGCTCCCACCAGAAACAACATGTTGGAAAATGACCTGGGTTCAGTGTTTGGAGCTGGAGGATACATTGGTTGTCCTGATGTTGCTGATGACCTGGAGCCCCTGGACAGAAGGCCGGCAAACCCAATAGTAGAACCAGTGCGACCAGTCAGACCAGTTAGGCCTCCTCGGCCCTCACTCAAG GCCAAGGAGAAGGTTCAGTCACAGACTGAGGGCATTGACCTGAAGTGA
- the LOC117777757 gene encoding uncharacterized protein LOC117777757 isoform X1 codes for MEPAEQQEKIEGSWEGGHDGGKADWKNECSLTSLLKHSCLLCWSSPVDTDVVETDERVLAKVAEIRVRRPQDLALELDNAVAVENLELQEQQSDRKELQETLVKLDDQKEKLVQQIKATRQLCYEESQQILSLQADEVQKESQVEEYERELARARWRLRRLREEVKQAKRKMEEAGERNTPLQDSIRQSYEEILQEEHTLCSMSGGAVTPESQLEESASPADTTEDDALPLRPWGRSQSLPAYADLIMRASSSSFCNNLADTREEADDSGTSSPKMDRSDIDDDPEEVEINSEGAKEREKEECTINPNQMDFYKDNPFAICQSDHDLFTEEVFPKTDTSDGFASDPFKGSDPFAADILFPASDFGTEETGNAGDDAENSLSCGENKASTGTQCFESEFPDEDSDIEISYSREDLETIDVVDESRGFKPIQSSSEELGPEPIKGWRSQGQYSVESDPNGYELDFGAISPPSAIEEQSLVSLDGKATDEAPAGVEQGLSSVSPQRAPEQVLLEPDWMDDKEQSVSCNGTSSQGAGCSSNNKDETWNPVTPQHSLDSQNLFIQPSSDENKELSFELSYEPTSQSSFDPYGFKLSPEHSNQTLLDPDEAEISPEPTENDLPFDPEAPSSQPDQFGPYGFHTTSSQMVQECDPYGFKLSPEEENQEVLELCGYDNPEAMDLCAYEKRKQVDPSNYENQVLEPQTHGNQEVLDHYSYNNQELFDLCNNGNQEVLEHSSVDNSELISNENLELLDLCGHDNQEVVESYCSTNNEDLFEHCESGNQETLELYSHGNQELLDFSHTENQEVLDLDSHGNQELLDCGSKVNQEVLLSGRHNNQELLQLGGNENQELLDSGSNYNQEMLDLLSKEVIPEANNNCTVEPEPSVTPTNNSFDSIVATEDLLGLKFSSTSICTTNTSNTKTADTHNMSTNQDLAIVNAPTRNNMLENDLGSVFGAGGYIGCPDVADDLEPLDRRPANPIVEPVRPVRPVRPPRPSLKAKEKVQSQTEGIDLK; via the exons ATGGAGCCggcagagcagcaggaaaaaataGAGGGATCGTGGGAAGGAGGACATGATGGAGGGAAGGCAGACTGGAAGAATGAGTGCTCCCTTACCTCCCTCCTCAAACACTCCTGTCTTCTCTGTTGGTCATCTCCCGTGGATACCGATGTCGTTGAAACGGATGAGAGAGTCCTCGCCAAGGTGGCCGAGATTAGAGTAAGAAGACCGCAGGATCTcgccctg gagctGGACAATGCAGTGGCAGTGGAGAACttggagcttcaggagcagcAGTCAGACCGCAAGGAGCTACAGGAGACATTGGTCAAATTAGATGACCAAAAAGAGAAACTGGTACAACAAATAAAGGCAACCAGGCAGCTCTGCTATGAAGAGAGTCAACAG ATCCTGTCTCTGCAGGCAGACGAGGTACAGAAGGAGAGCCAAGTGGAGGAGTATGAGAGGGAACTTGCCAGAGCCAGGTGGAGGCTGAGGAGACTcagagaggaggtgaaacaggccaagaggaagatggaggaggctggagagagGAACACTCCTCTACAAGACTCCATCAGACAGTCTTATGAAGAGATCCTGCAG GAGGAGCACACACTGTGTTCTATGTCAGGAGGTGCAGTCACACCAGAAAGCCAGCTGGAGGAGTCTGCATCTCCAGCAGACACCACTGAAGATGACGCGCTCCCTCTGAGGCCATGGGGAAGGAGCCAATCACTACCTGCCTACGCTGACCTGATAATG AGAGCCAGCAGCTCGTCTTTCTGCAATAATCTAGCAGACACCAGAGAAGAAGCAGATGATAGTGGGACCAGTTCTCCAAAG ATGGACAGATCTGACATAGATGATGATCCAGAGGAGGTTGAGATCAACAGTGAAGgggcaaaagagagagagaaggaagagtgCACAATTAACCCAAACCAAATGGACTTCTATAAAGATAACCCCTTTGCCATCTGTCAGAGTGACC ATGACCTTTTCACCGAAGAAGTGTTCCCTAAAACTGACACATCTG ATGGATTTGCTTCAGACCCTTTCAAAGGCAGTGACCCCTTTGCAGCAGATATTTTGTTTCCAGCTTCAGACTTTGGCACTGAGGAGACTGGAAATGCTGGTGATGACGCAGAAAACAGTCTCTcctgtggagaaaacaaagcCTCAACAGGAACTCAGTGCTTTGAATCTGAATTCCCGGATGAAGACAGTGACATAGAAATAAGCTACAGCCGAGAAGACCTGGAAACCATTGATGTAGTCGATGAATCTCGTGGATTTAAACCCATTCAGAGCTCTTCAGAGGAGCTGGGGCCTGAGCCTATCAAGGGCTGGAGGTCCCAGGGTCAGTATTCTGTAGAATCAGACCCTAATGGGTATGAGCTTGACTTTGGTGCTATCTCCCCTCCTTCTGCCATAGAGGAACAAAGTCTGGTATCTTTAGATGGAAAAGCTACCGATGAGGCACCAGCAGGAGTGGAACAAG GTTTGAGTTCTGTTTCACCTCAGAGGGCACCTGAGCAAGTCCTGTTGGAACCAGATTGGATGGATGACAAAGAACAATCTGTGTCCTGTAATGGTACCTCCAGTCAGGGGGCCGGATGTTCTAGCAACAACAAAGATGAAACCTGGAACCCTGTAACTCCCCAACACTCACTAGACTCCCAGAACCTCTTCATTCAGCCCAGCtcagatgaaaataaagaactAAGTTTTGAGTTGAGCTATGAACCAACAAGTCAGTCTTCCTTTGACCCATATGGGTTTAAACTAAGTCCAGAACATTCTAATCAAACCCTGTTAGACCCTGATGAAGCTGAAATAAGCCCAGAACCCACTGAAAATGATCTTCCCTTTGATCCAGAGGCCCCCTCTTCTCAACCAGACCAGTTTGGTCCTTATGGATTTCACACTACTTCCTCCCAGATGGTTCAGGAATGTGATCCTTATGGTTTTAAGCTAAGTCCTGAGGAAGAGAATCAGGAAGTACTGGAACTTTGTGGCTATGATAACCCTGAGGCAATGGACCTCTGCGCCTACGAAAAGAGAAAGCAAGTAGATCCCTCTAATTATGAAAATCAGGTACTGGAGCCTCAAACCCATGGAAACCAAGAAGTGCTTGATCATTATAGCTACAATAACCAAGAGCTGTTTGATTTGTGTAACAACGGAAACCAAGAAGTGTTGGAACATTCTAGCGTTGACAACAGCGAGTTAATAAGCAATGAAAACCTGGAACTACTTGATCTTTGTGGTCATGACAATCAGGAGGTGGTAGAATCCTATTGCAGTACAAACAATGAAGACTTATTTGAACATTGTGAATCTGGTAACCAAGAAACCCTGGAACTTTATAGCCATGGCAATCAAGAATTACTGGATTTCTCTCATACTGAGAATCAGGAAGTGCTGGATTTAGACAGCCATGGCAACCAAGAACTACTGGACTGTGGTAGTAAAGTAAATCAGGAAGTGCTTCTTTCTGGAAGACACAACAACCAGGAACTCCTGCAACTTGGTGGCAATGAAAATCAGGAATTGCTAGACTCAGGTAGCAATTACAACCAGGAGATGTTGGACTTATTAAGTAAAGAAGTTATCCCTGAGGCGAACAACAACTGTACTGTGGAACCAGAGCCCAGTGTTACTCCCACTAATAACAGCTTTGACAGTATTGTTGCAACAGAAGACTTGCTGGGATTGAAATTCAGTAGCACCAGTATCTGCACTACTAACACCAGTAACACCAAGACTGCTGACACCCACAACATGTCTACCAACCAGGACCTGGCTATAGTCAATGCTCCCACCAGAAACAACATGTTGGAAAATGACCTGGGTTCAGTGTTTGGAGCTGGAGGATACATTGGTTGTCCTGATGTTGCTGATGACCTGGAGCCCCTGGACAGAAGGCCGGCAAACCCAATAGTAGAACCAGTGCGACCAGTCAGACCAGTTAGGCCTCCTCGGCCCTCACTCAAG GCCAAGGAGAAGGTTCAGTCACAGACTGAGGGCATTGACCTGAAGTGA
- the LOC117777757 gene encoding uncharacterized protein LOC117777757 isoform X3 — protein MEPAEQQEKIEGSWEGGHDGGKADWKNECSLTSLLKHSCLLCWSSPVDTDVVETDERVLAKVAEIRVRRPQDLALELDNAVAVENLELQEQQSDRKELQETLVKLDDQKEKLVQQIKATRQLCYEESQQILSLQADEVQKESQVEEYERELARARWRLRRLREEVKQAKRKMEEAGERNTPLQDSIRQSYEEILQEEHTLCSMSGGAVTPESQLEESASPADTTEDDALPLRPWGRSQSLPAYADLIMRASSSSFCNNLADTREEADDSGTSSPKMDRSDIDDDPEEVEINSEGAKEREKEECTINPNQMDFYKDNPFAICQSDHGFASDPFKGSDPFAADILFPASDFGTEETGNAGDDAENSLSCGENKASTGTQCFESEFPDEDSDIEISYSREDLETIDVVDESRGFKPIQSSSEELGPEPIKGWRSQGQYSVESDPNGYELDFGAISPPSAIEEQSLVSLDGKATDEAPAGVEQGLSSVSPQRAPEQVLLEPDWMDDKEQSVSCNGTSSQGAGCSSNNKDETWNPVTPQHSLDSQNLFIQPSSDENKELSFELSYEPTSQSSFDPYGFKLSPEHSNQTLLDPDEAEISPEPTENDLPFDPEAPSSQPDQFGPYGFHTTSSQMVQECDPYGFKLSPEEENQEVLELCGYDNPEAMDLCAYEKRKQVDPSNYENQVLEPQTHGNQEVLDHYSYNNQELFDLCNNGNQEVLEHSSVDNSELISNENLELLDLCGHDNQEVVESYCSTNNEDLFEHCESGNQETLELYSHGNQELLDFSHTENQEVLDLDSHGNQELLDCGSKVNQEVLLSGRHNNQELLQLGGNENQELLDSGSNYNQEMLDLLSKEVIPEANNNCTVEPEPSVTPTNNSFDSIVATEDLLGLKFSSTSICTTNTSNTKTADTHNMSTNQDLAIVNAPTRNNMLENDLGSVFGAGGYIGCPDVADDLEPLDRRPANPIVEPVRPVRPVRPPRPSLKAKEKVQSQTEGIDLK, from the exons ATGGAGCCggcagagcagcaggaaaaaataGAGGGATCGTGGGAAGGAGGACATGATGGAGGGAAGGCAGACTGGAAGAATGAGTGCTCCCTTACCTCCCTCCTCAAACACTCCTGTCTTCTCTGTTGGTCATCTCCCGTGGATACCGATGTCGTTGAAACGGATGAGAGAGTCCTCGCCAAGGTGGCCGAGATTAGAGTAAGAAGACCGCAGGATCTcgccctg gagctGGACAATGCAGTGGCAGTGGAGAACttggagcttcaggagcagcAGTCAGACCGCAAGGAGCTACAGGAGACATTGGTCAAATTAGATGACCAAAAAGAGAAACTGGTACAACAAATAAAGGCAACCAGGCAGCTCTGCTATGAAGAGAGTCAACAG ATCCTGTCTCTGCAGGCAGACGAGGTACAGAAGGAGAGCCAAGTGGAGGAGTATGAGAGGGAACTTGCCAGAGCCAGGTGGAGGCTGAGGAGACTcagagaggaggtgaaacaggccaagaggaagatggaggaggctggagagagGAACACTCCTCTACAAGACTCCATCAGACAGTCTTATGAAGAGATCCTGCAG GAGGAGCACACACTGTGTTCTATGTCAGGAGGTGCAGTCACACCAGAAAGCCAGCTGGAGGAGTCTGCATCTCCAGCAGACACCACTGAAGATGACGCGCTCCCTCTGAGGCCATGGGGAAGGAGCCAATCACTACCTGCCTACGCTGACCTGATAATG AGAGCCAGCAGCTCGTCTTTCTGCAATAATCTAGCAGACACCAGAGAAGAAGCAGATGATAGTGGGACCAGTTCTCCAAAG ATGGACAGATCTGACATAGATGATGATCCAGAGGAGGTTGAGATCAACAGTGAAGgggcaaaagagagagagaaggaagagtgCACAATTAACCCAAACCAAATGGACTTCTATAAAGATAACCCCTTTGCCATCTGTCAGAGTGACC ATGGATTTGCTTCAGACCCTTTCAAAGGCAGTGACCCCTTTGCAGCAGATATTTTGTTTCCAGCTTCAGACTTTGGCACTGAGGAGACTGGAAATGCTGGTGATGACGCAGAAAACAGTCTCTcctgtggagaaaacaaagcCTCAACAGGAACTCAGTGCTTTGAATCTGAATTCCCGGATGAAGACAGTGACATAGAAATAAGCTACAGCCGAGAAGACCTGGAAACCATTGATGTAGTCGATGAATCTCGTGGATTTAAACCCATTCAGAGCTCTTCAGAGGAGCTGGGGCCTGAGCCTATCAAGGGCTGGAGGTCCCAGGGTCAGTATTCTGTAGAATCAGACCCTAATGGGTATGAGCTTGACTTTGGTGCTATCTCCCCTCCTTCTGCCATAGAGGAACAAAGTCTGGTATCTTTAGATGGAAAAGCTACCGATGAGGCACCAGCAGGAGTGGAACAAG GTTTGAGTTCTGTTTCACCTCAGAGGGCACCTGAGCAAGTCCTGTTGGAACCAGATTGGATGGATGACAAAGAACAATCTGTGTCCTGTAATGGTACCTCCAGTCAGGGGGCCGGATGTTCTAGCAACAACAAAGATGAAACCTGGAACCCTGTAACTCCCCAACACTCACTAGACTCCCAGAACCTCTTCATTCAGCCCAGCtcagatgaaaataaagaactAAGTTTTGAGTTGAGCTATGAACCAACAAGTCAGTCTTCCTTTGACCCATATGGGTTTAAACTAAGTCCAGAACATTCTAATCAAACCCTGTTAGACCCTGATGAAGCTGAAATAAGCCCAGAACCCACTGAAAATGATCTTCCCTTTGATCCAGAGGCCCCCTCTTCTCAACCAGACCAGTTTGGTCCTTATGGATTTCACACTACTTCCTCCCAGATGGTTCAGGAATGTGATCCTTATGGTTTTAAGCTAAGTCCTGAGGAAGAGAATCAGGAAGTACTGGAACTTTGTGGCTATGATAACCCTGAGGCAATGGACCTCTGCGCCTACGAAAAGAGAAAGCAAGTAGATCCCTCTAATTATGAAAATCAGGTACTGGAGCCTCAAACCCATGGAAACCAAGAAGTGCTTGATCATTATAGCTACAATAACCAAGAGCTGTTTGATTTGTGTAACAACGGAAACCAAGAAGTGTTGGAACATTCTAGCGTTGACAACAGCGAGTTAATAAGCAATGAAAACCTGGAACTACTTGATCTTTGTGGTCATGACAATCAGGAGGTGGTAGAATCCTATTGCAGTACAAACAATGAAGACTTATTTGAACATTGTGAATCTGGTAACCAAGAAACCCTGGAACTTTATAGCCATGGCAATCAAGAATTACTGGATTTCTCTCATACTGAGAATCAGGAAGTGCTGGATTTAGACAGCCATGGCAACCAAGAACTACTGGACTGTGGTAGTAAAGTAAATCAGGAAGTGCTTCTTTCTGGAAGACACAACAACCAGGAACTCCTGCAACTTGGTGGCAATGAAAATCAGGAATTGCTAGACTCAGGTAGCAATTACAACCAGGAGATGTTGGACTTATTAAGTAAAGAAGTTATCCCTGAGGCGAACAACAACTGTACTGTGGAACCAGAGCCCAGTGTTACTCCCACTAATAACAGCTTTGACAGTATTGTTGCAACAGAAGACTTGCTGGGATTGAAATTCAGTAGCACCAGTATCTGCACTACTAACACCAGTAACACCAAGACTGCTGACACCCACAACATGTCTACCAACCAGGACCTGGCTATAGTCAATGCTCCCACCAGAAACAACATGTTGGAAAATGACCTGGGTTCAGTGTTTGGAGCTGGAGGATACATTGGTTGTCCTGATGTTGCTGATGACCTGGAGCCCCTGGACAGAAGGCCGGCAAACCCAATAGTAGAACCAGTGCGACCAGTCAGACCAGTTAGGCCTCCTCGGCCCTCACTCAAG GCCAAGGAGAAGGTTCAGTCACAGACTGAGGGCATTGACCTGAAGTGA